From a single Granulicella aggregans genomic region:
- a CDS encoding VIT1/CCC1 transporter family protein — MSDIPGIHELTEIVGDDKSFVLRIVQPGLAGLMDGSVSTLAPIFATAFATHNSRTVLLIGLASAVGAGISMAFSEGLSDDGELTGRGNPVFRGLVTGFMTFLGGFLHTLPFLIGNVHTALTLAYVVVGAELIVIAMIRHKYFKTSFALSCLQVIVGGGLVFAAGVLIGQS; from the coding sequence ATGTCTGATATCCCTGGCATCCATGAGCTTACCGAGATCGTCGGTGACGATAAGAGTTTCGTCCTCCGCATCGTGCAACCCGGCCTCGCAGGATTGATGGATGGATCGGTGTCCACGCTCGCGCCGATCTTTGCAACCGCCTTCGCCACGCACAACTCACGGACGGTCCTCCTGATCGGCCTGGCATCGGCGGTTGGGGCGGGAATCTCGATGGCCTTCTCCGAAGGATTATCGGATGACGGGGAACTTACAGGGCGTGGCAATCCTGTTTTTCGTGGCCTGGTCACGGGATTCATGACCTTCCTGGGCGGCTTCCTGCATACACTTCCCTTCCTGATTGGGAATGTTCATACCGCTTTGACTCTGGCCTATGTTGTTGTTGGGGCAGAACTTATCGTCATTGCGATGATCCGTCACAAGTACTTCAAGACCAGCTTTGCGCTGTCGTGCCTGCAGGTCATCGTAGGTGGCGGGTTGGTCTTTGCGGCGGGAGTGTTGATCGGTCAGTCTTGA